The Mytilus galloprovincialis chromosome 7, xbMytGall1.hap1.1, whole genome shotgun sequence genome has a window encoding:
- the LOC143083385 gene encoding mediator of RNA polymerase II transcription subunit 18-like, with product MMDPQLAQALKAAPTNEYLLQGSILDSSLEVLLCRLKGLCDHADSPEEKFVDHEMVYAIKNASIPQPLQYSVRHSLVQPENWQLRYLGHSEMGDKSRHTLIRNCVDVATSDNVLQFLHEVGFRLDHEFVVKGFYFHKGRMKVTVSKIFKMMQQGHTTDNLESIVPSYLVELSVLATAGQDAIAEDMKNFAEQLKPLVQLEKIDHRRLQATGT from the exons ATGATGGATCCACAATTAGCACAAGCATTAAAGGCAGCACCAACCAATGAATACCTTCTACAGGGAAGCATTTTAGACAGTTCGTTAGAAGTCTTACTGTGTAGACTGAAAGGTCTTTGTGATCATGCTGATTCTCCTGAAGAAAAATTTGTAGATCATGAAATGGTGTATGCCATCA AGAATGCCAGCATTCCTCAGCCATTACAGTATAGTGTCAGACATTCCCTGGTTCAACCAGAAAACTG GCAGCTCCGATACCTCGGTCATTCTGAGATGGGAGATAAAAGTCGACACACACTAATTAGGAACTGTGTTGATGTAGCTACCTCAGATAATGTTTTACAGTTTCTTCATGAAGTTGGTTTCAG ATTGGACCATGAATTTGTTGTAAAAGGTTTTTACTTCCATAAAGGCAGAATGAAAGTTACAGTCTCCAAAATATTTAAG ATGATGCAACAAGGGCACACGACAGACAACTTGGAATCTATAGTGCCATCGTACTTGGTAGAACTCAGTGTTTTGGCTACAGCTGGACAAGATGCTATTGCTGAAGACATGAAAAACTTTGCAGAACAACTCAAACC TCTTGTGCAGCTTGAGAAGATAGATCACAGAAGATTACAAGCCACTGGGACATAA